CGACGCCCGCGACACCCCGCGGGCCCGGAAGGCGATGCAGCGGGCCATCGCCCTCCACGAAGGGCGTCCGGTCAGCATGTAGCGGGCGGGGTGACGCCGTACTCGGCGTTCCAGGCCTCGACCGTGTCGGCCGCCCGGTCGAAGGCCTCGACACGGGAGAGGAAGTCGGCGTTGTGGTCGGTGAGCAGCATCAGCTCCTCACCGCCCCGCCGGCCGAGCACCAGGGCCTGGCCCTGGACCGTACGGGGGAGCCCCAGCCAGCGCACCGGCTGCTGGACGGTCCGTACGGAGGTCACCTTCGCCCAGGGCACGGTGACGGTCGTGAAGAAGGCCGCGCGGCGGATGCCGGCGCGGCTCACCCAGGTGCCCATGCGCAGCATCCGCAGGGCGGCCAGGATGACGAGTACGGCGGTGGCCAGGGTGGCGGCCCCACCGCTGAATCCCCCGGCCGCGGTGATGATCACCGCGGCCAGGAGGACGAACGAGGCCAGCAGCAGCGCGAGCGCCGCCGCCCCGACCCGCCAGGACCCCGGACGGTACGGACGACGCCACTGGTCGTGGTCGTCGAACGGCAGGGCGATGTGGTCGGTCGTGTCAAAAGCACGGTCGGCCGTCAGAAAGGGCAGGGGCACGACAGGTCCTCACTTACAGGCACGCTCGAAGGGGCGATGCCCGGTGAGGCTACCTCAGCGGTTGTCGGAGGCTTCGGACTGCTGCTGACGAGTGGCGGAGTCGCCCGCCTGAAGGGACGGCATCCCGAAGATCAACGAGCCCACGAGGCCGGCCACCACGGTCAGCCCCAGCAGGGTACGGCCCACGATCTGCGAGGCGCCGAGACGCTCCCGGGGCGGTGGAGTGACGTTACTGCGGAAGTGGTCGGCCTCCGCGACGAACGCGAACGGTACGGCCTCTCGCCGGCTGAACATCAGGGCCACTCTCCTCGGGTCGTCGTCATGCGTCACAGGTACAGACGACAGAACCGAGGTTTTGGTGCCCTATTTCACCAAAGCAGCCGAATCTCATCCTCCGGTAGGACGTCGTTAGAGTGGGCGACTGCAACAGCCGATTGGAAGGACCGCTGGTGAGCGACAGCCCCACCGAGAACGTCAAGATCGACTTCCGGAGCGACGTCACCGTCGACCTGGTCAAGAGCGCGGCGGCCGACTCCGACGTCCTCTGGGCGGCCCGGGTCTCCACGGCGGGCGAGCAGTCCCTCGAGGAGCTCCAGAAGGACCCGGAGCGCTCGAAGGGCCTCATCAACTACCTGATGCGCGATCGGCACGGCAGCCCGTTCGAGCACAACTCGATGACGTTCTTCATCAGCGCGCCGATCTTCGTGTTCCGCGAGTTCATGCGGCACCGCGTGGGCTGGTCGTACAACGAGGAATCGGGCCGCTACAGGGAGCTCCAGCCGGTCTTCTACGTCCCGGACACCTCCCGCAAGCTCGTCCAGGAGGGGCGCCCCGGCAAGTACGTCTTCGTCGACGGCACCCAGGAGCAGCACGACCTGGTCAGCCGCACGATGGAGGACTCGTACCGTCAGGCGTACGCCACCTACCAGGAGATGCTCGCCGCCGGCGTCGCCCGCGAGGTCGCCCGGTCGGTCCTTCCCGTCGGTCTCTTCTCCTCGATGTACGCCACCTGCAACGCGCGCTCGCTGATGCACTTCCTCGGTCTGCGCACCCAGCACGAGCTGGCCGCGGTCCCGTCCTTCCCGCAGCGGGAGATCGAGATGGTCGGCGAGAAGATGGAAGAGCACTGGGCACGGCTGATGCCACTGACCCACGCGGCCTTCAACAAGAACGGCCGTGTGGCCCCATAGGGCACAGATGTCCGAACCCTCGAGTGAAGTGTCCGTATTGCGACGTTTCACGAAGTTCATCTAGGCTGATCAAACGGACCCGGCGCTGCCTGAACCCCCGAGCAGGCAGCGCCGGGCTCCCTTTCTCCTGTCCCCCTCAGGGACACCCGGCGCTGAGCAGCGAGTAGCGTGTTACCCATGGCTCCGATCTCCACTCCGCAGACCCCCTTCGGGCGGGTCCTCACCGCCATGGTCACGCCCTTCACGGCGGACGGCGCACTCGACCTCGACGGTGCCCAGCGACTGGCCACCCATCTGGTGGACGCAGGCAACGACGGCCTCGTCGTCAACGGCACCACCGGCGAGTCCCCCACCACCAGCGACGCGGAGAAATCGGAGCTGGTACGAGCGGTACTGGACGCGGTCGGCGACCGCGCCCACGTCGTGGCCGGCGTCGGCACCAACGACACCCACCACTCCCTCGAGCTGGCCCGCACCGCCGAGCGCGACGGCGCGCACGGCCTGCTCGCCGTCACCCCGTACTACAACAAGCCCTCGCAAGAAGGCCTGTACCGGCACTTCTCGGCCATCGCCGACGCCACCGAGCTCCCGGTGATGCTCTACGACAT
This sequence is a window from Streptomyces sp. NBC_00691. Protein-coding genes within it:
- the thyX gene encoding FAD-dependent thymidylate synthase: MSDSPTENVKIDFRSDVTVDLVKSAAADSDVLWAARVSTAGEQSLEELQKDPERSKGLINYLMRDRHGSPFEHNSMTFFISAPIFVFREFMRHRVGWSYNEESGRYRELQPVFYVPDTSRKLVQEGRPGKYVFVDGTQEQHDLVSRTMEDSYRQAYATYQEMLAAGVAREVARSVLPVGLFSSMYATCNARSLMHFLGLRTQHELAAVPSFPQREIEMVGEKMEEHWARLMPLTHAAFNKNGRVAP